In one window of Opitutus sp. GAS368 DNA:
- a CDS encoding NAD(P)-dependent oxidoreductase, which yields MKIGFIGLGIMGSRMAANLQKGGHTLIVHNRTRDKAEPLLFKGAAWAGSPAAVAAQAEIVFTMLAPTQAVTNAALGPDGLLSTLEPGRLWVDCSTVNPSFSREMAEHARTHGLRFLDAPVTGSRSQAEQAALLFLVGGAGDDLAACRPLLELMGTRITHCGGPGMGASLKIVINQLLGTGMAAFAEALVLGESLGLARAALFEALLGGPVTAPFLQFKRERIEQGNYEPADFPLRWLQKDLHLAAVSAHESGAAMPLLNAAKELNRLAIRDGHGDEDFAAIYSYLAGHREVR from the coding sequence ATGAAAATCGGTTTCATCGGTTTGGGCATCATGGGTAGCCGGATGGCGGCCAACCTGCAAAAAGGCGGTCACACCCTGATTGTGCACAACCGGACGCGGGACAAGGCGGAGCCGTTGCTGTTCAAGGGGGCCGCCTGGGCCGGCTCCCCGGCCGCGGTGGCGGCACAGGCTGAGATCGTCTTCACGATGCTGGCGCCCACCCAGGCCGTCACGAATGCGGCCTTGGGCCCGGACGGCTTGCTTTCCACGCTCGAGCCCGGCCGGTTGTGGGTGGATTGCAGCACGGTCAATCCGTCGTTCTCGCGGGAGATGGCGGAGCATGCCCGGACCCACGGCCTGCGGTTCCTCGACGCTCCGGTCACGGGCTCCCGCAGCCAGGCCGAACAGGCAGCGCTCCTCTTTCTGGTCGGGGGTGCCGGGGACGATTTGGCCGCCTGCCGGCCTTTACTCGAACTCATGGGCACCCGCATCACGCACTGTGGCGGACCGGGCATGGGGGCTTCGCTCAAGATTGTGATCAACCAATTGCTGGGCACGGGCATGGCCGCGTTCGCGGAAGCGCTGGTGCTCGGCGAGTCCCTCGGGCTGGCGCGCGCAGCCCTGTTCGAGGCCCTGTTGGGCGGGCCGGTGACCGCACCCTTCCTCCAATTCAAACGCGAACGAATCGAGCAGGGGAACTACGAACCGGCCGACTTTCCGTTGCGCTGGCTGCAAAAGGATCTGCATCTGGCGGCGGTGAGCGCCCACGAATCCGGCGCGGCGATGCCATTGCTGAATGCGGCAAAGGAACTCAACCGCCTGGCCATCCGGGACGGTCATGGGGACGAAGACTTTGCCGCTATCTATAGCTACCTCGCAGGGCACCGCGAGGTTCGGTGA
- a CDS encoding PQQ-dependent sugar dehydrogenase, which yields MNTTLAESTVLFYALRSQLGEPRNARSCLPVRSFRDTLIAGVLLLTGLGATHAAAQQPSFIGDVNRGKNFFQQNCAMCHATTLGPNNEVVTGQGPNLVGVLGRRAATGSNFNYTKALHESGLAWDATTLERFLADPPTTVPGTTMPVPVRNAGDRLDTIAYLSTLTAPAGVAVTTTPASASAGGPATDAGDWHNAAPGLKHHIRLSDLPAPYSTSSAGNGPQVVSQPANARLSVPAGFTVRLFVTGLSGPRILRTAPNGDIFIAETRANRIRVIRTVDGADTPSQNEIFADGLDRPFGIAFYPSGDEPQWVYVANNNSVVRFPYHRGELKAAEAPQVIVPTLAESTGGHTTRDLAFSADNKRLFISVGSGSNVAETIGKKTPKATRAWEAEHGLGAAWDSETNRAEILVTDPEGRLPLRTFATGIRNGVGLAMDQTTGELWTATNERDGLGDDLVPDYITRVKEGKFYGWPWYYLGNHEDPRHAGERPDLAGQAVVPDVLLQSHSAPLELAFYTATKGMAAFPVEYRGDIFVASHGSWNRGSRTGYKIVRVRLNHGVPTGEYDDFLTGFVVDSRSVWGRPVGVAVARDGALLVAEDGNGTLWRIAYPRP from the coding sequence ATGAATACGACGCTGGCGGAATCTACCGTCCTTTTCTACGCTCTCAGGTCTCAGCTGGGTGAGCCGCGCAATGCGAGGTCATGCCTCCCGGTGAGATCATTCAGGGACACGCTGATTGCGGGAGTACTCCTTCTGACCGGACTCGGCGCCACGCATGCGGCTGCGCAGCAGCCTTCGTTCATCGGTGATGTCAATCGGGGGAAGAATTTCTTTCAGCAAAACTGTGCAATGTGTCACGCCACGACGCTCGGGCCAAACAACGAAGTCGTTACGGGACAGGGACCAAATCTTGTCGGTGTCCTCGGTCGGCGCGCGGCGACGGGCTCCAATTTCAACTATACGAAGGCCCTGCACGAATCCGGGCTTGCTTGGGACGCAACGACGCTGGAACGGTTCCTCGCAGATCCGCCGACGACGGTTCCCGGCACCACGATGCCGGTGCCCGTGCGCAACGCGGGCGATCGTCTCGACACGATCGCCTATCTGTCGACTCTGACCGCGCCGGCCGGCGTGGCCGTCACCACGACGCCGGCGAGCGCTTCAGCAGGCGGGCCCGCCACCGACGCGGGCGATTGGCACAACGCGGCTCCCGGTCTGAAGCATCACATCCGGCTTTCCGATTTGCCGGCGCCCTACAGCACCAGCTCGGCGGGTAACGGTCCGCAGGTGGTAAGCCAGCCGGCGAATGCCAGATTGTCCGTTCCCGCCGGTTTTACCGTTCGGCTGTTTGTCACGGGCCTCTCCGGCCCCCGTATCCTTCGCACGGCACCCAACGGGGATATTTTCATCGCCGAAACGCGCGCGAACCGCATCCGCGTGATCCGCACCGTGGATGGCGCGGATACTCCGTCGCAGAATGAGATCTTTGCGGACGGTCTCGACCGCCCCTTTGGGATCGCGTTCTACCCGTCGGGGGACGAACCACAATGGGTCTACGTCGCGAACAACAACTCCGTCGTGCGCTTCCCGTATCACCGCGGCGAGCTCAAGGCGGCGGAGGCGCCACAAGTCATCGTACCCACCCTGGCTGAGAGCACCGGTGGGCACACTACGCGCGATTTGGCCTTTTCGGCGGACAACAAACGGCTGTTCATCTCCGTTGGCTCAGGATCAAATGTCGCCGAAACAATCGGGAAGAAAACCCCCAAGGCAACCCGCGCATGGGAAGCGGAACACGGACTGGGCGCGGCGTGGGATTCCGAAACCAATCGCGCCGAGATTCTCGTGACCGATCCCGAGGGCCGCCTGCCTCTCCGCACCTTCGCGACGGGAATCCGCAACGGCGTGGGATTGGCCATGGATCAGACTACGGGCGAATTGTGGACCGCAACCAACGAACGCGACGGCCTCGGTGACGACCTGGTGCCGGACTATATCACCCGCGTGAAAGAGGGCAAATTCTACGGCTGGCCCTGGTATTATCTGGGCAACCACGAAGATCCGCGCCACGCGGGCGAGCGCCCCGATCTGGCTGGCCAGGCCGTTGTTCCCGACGTGCTGTTGCAGTCTCACTCGGCGCCGCTGGAGCTCGCTTTTTATACGGCGACAAAAGGCATGGCGGCGTTTCCCGTGGAGTATCGCGGGGACATCTTCGTGGCCTCGCACGGTTCATGGAACCGCGGCTCCCGCACCGGCTACAAGATCGTGCGCGTGCGACTCAACCACGGCGTCCCGACCGGCGAGTACGACGATTTTCTCACCGGGTTTGTCGTGGACAGCCGGAGTGTCTGGGGCCGGCCGGTGGGGGTGGCCGTGGCCCGTGACGGAGCGCTGCTCGTAGCCGAGGACGGCAACGGCACCCTCTGGCGCATTGCTTATCCCCGCCCATGA
- a CDS encoding aldo/keto reductase, whose protein sequence is MKTKQLGNSDLFITRVGFGSWAIGGAGWQYGWGRQNDDESVAAIHRALELGVNWIDTAAVYGIGHSEEIVSRALATWSGARPYVFTKCGLRWDAKGRTRRDLTAASIRQECEDSLRRLKVDTIDLYQIHWPVDDPKRIEEGWSMMAQLQREGKVRWIGVSNFDVAQMKHAQAIAPITSLQPRYSLVHPEIEAEILPFCRRNGIGTIVYSPMASGLLTGAMTRERIARLPDDDWRKHDDDFTEPMLSAHLALVEWLRFVGQRHGCSPGAAAVAWTLRHPAVTAAIAGARRPEQVEDVVAAADLQLTPTDLYEIETIAELAG, encoded by the coding sequence ATGAAAACGAAACAATTGGGAAATTCCGATCTGTTCATCACGCGCGTGGGCTTTGGCTCCTGGGCCATCGGCGGCGCCGGATGGCAATACGGGTGGGGCCGGCAAAACGACGACGAATCTGTCGCCGCCATCCACCGCGCCCTTGAACTGGGCGTGAACTGGATCGACACCGCGGCGGTTTACGGCATCGGCCACTCGGAAGAGATCGTGAGCCGGGCGCTCGCGACCTGGTCGGGTGCCCGGCCCTACGTCTTCACCAAGTGCGGTCTCCGCTGGGACGCCAAAGGCCGAACCCGTCGCGACCTGACGGCCGCTTCCATCCGGCAGGAATGCGAGGACAGCCTGCGCCGGCTCAAGGTGGACACCATCGACCTCTACCAGATCCATTGGCCGGTCGATGACCCGAAACGCATCGAGGAGGGCTGGAGCATGATGGCGCAACTGCAACGCGAGGGAAAGGTCCGCTGGATCGGGGTTTCGAATTTTGACGTGGCCCAAATGAAGCACGCCCAAGCCATCGCCCCGATCACCTCATTGCAGCCGCGATATTCCCTGGTGCACCCCGAGATCGAGGCGGAGATCCTGCCCTTTTGCCGGCGCAACGGCATCGGCACGATCGTCTACTCCCCCATGGCCTCGGGGTTGCTGACCGGCGCCATGACCCGGGAGCGCATCGCCCGGCTGCCCGACGATGATTGGCGCAAGCACGATGACGATTTCACGGAGCCAATGCTGTCGGCCCACCTCGCTTTGGTGGAATGGCTGCGCTTCGTCGGCCAGCGCCACGGTTGTTCGCCGGGGGCGGCAGCCGTGGCTTGGACGTTGCGCCACCCGGCCGTGACGGCGGCGATCGCTGGCGCGCGCCGGCCGGAACAGGTGGAGGACGTGGTCGCAGCTGCGGACCTTCAGCTGACGCCCACGGACCTCTATGAAATTGAAACCATCGCCGAACTCGCCGGCTGA